CGATTGCGGCCTTTCAAAAGGGCATGGTTTTGTCAAAAGAGCTCCAAGCGACGCTGGACAAGGCTGAAAAGACCTTGGTTAAGGTCATGCAAGAAGACGGAACAGAAAGTGATTTTGAATGAAGAAGCAAGAAAAATTAGCTCTTGTTGAGTCGGCTTTGGAAAATTTTTATGGAGACCAGCAGTTTGCCTCTAGTTTGCGAGAGTCCGTTCTCTATTCCATTCATGCTGGTGGCAAGCGTATTCGGCCTTTTCTCTTGTTAGAAGTTCTGGAAGCCTTGCAAGTAGTTATCCAACCAGCACATGCTCAAGTGGCAGCGGCCTTGGAAATGATTCATACAGGAAGCTTGATCCACGATGACCTTCCTGCTATGGATGACGACGATTATCGTCGGGGACGCTTGACAAATCATAAGAAATTTGGCGAAGCTATGGCCATTTTGGCAGGTGATGCTTTGTTCCTAGACCCCTATGCCTTGATAGCGCGGGCAGATTTACCAAGTCAGATCAAGGTGGACTTGATAGCCAAATTATCCCTTGCGTCAGGTAGTCTGGGCATGGTGGCAGGGCAGGTTCTGGACATGGAGGGTGAACGTCAGCACTTGTCTTTGGCAGAACTCCAGACCATTCATGCCAATAAGACTGGGAAATTACTAGCTTATCCCTTCCAAGCAGCTGCTATCATAGCTGAATTAGAACCAGAAATCCAAGTAAAACTGAAAACTGTGGGTGAATTGATTGGGCTGGCCTTTCAAGTCAGAGATGATGTACTGGATGTGACAGCTAGTTTTGAGGAAATCGGCAAAACACCACAAAAGGATTTACAAGCTGAAAAATCAACCTATCCTGCCTTGTTGGGCTTGCAAGATGCCATTGCCTTTTGTAACGAAACTTTGGATCAAGCTAATGAAAAATTAGAAGAAATTGCCCAGCAGGTTCCCTTTGAAACAGAATCGATTGTGAAAGTAGTAGAAAGTTTGAGAATCAATGGCTAAGGAAAGAGTGGATGTACTAGCTTATAAGCAGGGCTTGTTTGAAACACGTGAACAAGCCAAGCGGGGTGTTATGGCAGGGCTTGTTGTGGCTGTTCTTAATGGAGAGCGTTTTGACAAACCAGGAGAGAAAATCCCAGATGATACTGAGTTAAAACTCAAGGGTGAAAAACTCAAGTATGTCAGCCGAGGTGGTTTGAAACTGGAAAAGGCTTTGCAGGTCTTTGAATTGTCAGTGGAAGGGGCAACTACGATTGATATAGGAGCATCTACTGGTGGCTTTACTGATGTGATGCTACAGAATAGTGCTGAGTTAGTCTTTGCAGTCGATGTTGGCACCAATCAGTTGGCTTGGAAATTACGTCAAGACCCACGGGTTGTCAGCATGGAGCAGTTTAATTTTCGTTACGCTGAAAAGACTGATTTTGAGCAGGAACCGAGCTTTGCCAGTATTGATGTGAGTTTCATTTCCCTAAGTTTGATTCTACCAGCATTGCACCGTGTCTTGGCTGATCAAGGTCAGGTCGTGGCTCTGGTTAAGCCCCAATTTGAAGCAGGTCGTGAGCAGATTGGGAAAAATGGGATTATTCGTGATGCCAAGGTTCATCAAACTGTCCTTGAATATGTCACTGCTATGGCAGTTAAGCAAGGTTTTTCAGTGCTTGGTTTGGACTTTTCTCCCATCCAAGGTGGACATGGAAACATCGAATTTCTGGCATATTTGAAAAAGGAAGAGGGAGCAAGTAATCAAGTTGCCCCTGAAATAGAAAAAGTTGTAGAGAGAGCACATAGAGAATTTAAAGATGAATAAAAAAGAGAGACTTGAAAAAATTAGAAGATTTGTTACGGATTACCAAATCGGGACTCAGGAAGAAATCGTTGAGCATTTGAAGGAAGCAGGTATTTCTGCTACGCAGGCCACTGTCTCAAGGGACATCAAGGAGCTTGGTATTGTTAAAATTCCTTTGAAGAACAACACATATATCTATGAGTTGCCAAAATCAATCGTCAAAAGTTTGCAGTTGGCTGAGGACAATATTGTGAGTTCCGAGCTAATGGGAAATATGATCAACCTTGCTGTCATTCCTGGAAATACTATTTTTGTGAAGAGTCAGTTGGTTGAAGCATTTTCTGAACAGATTTTTAGCTGTCTAGCTGATGATGATTCTATCTTAATTGTAGCTAGAACAGCAGAGGCAGCTGAAGAAATTGTTGAACAAGTCAAAAAATGGTAGGTCAGTATGTTACTTGAAATTTCGATAAAAAACTTTGCCATTATTGAGGCGATTTCCCTCAATTTTGAAAAGGGTATGACTGTTTTGACCGGGGAAACGGGTGCTGGAAAGTCTATCATTATCGACGCTATGAATCTCATGTTGGGGGCTCGTGCAACGACAGACGTTATTCGTCACGGTGCTCCTAAGGCAGAGATAGAGGGACTTTTCTCAGTTGAAAATAGTCGCCTTTTACAGGAACTTTTTGAAGAGCAAGGTTTGGAAATGGGTGATGAAATTATCATCCGCCGGGAAATTTTGCAAAATGGTCGTAGTGTTAGTCGTGTGAATGGTCAGATGGTCAATCTTTCTGTCTTGCGTGCCATTGGGCAACACCTTGTGGATATCCATGGTCAGCATGACCAAGAGGAGTTAATGCGTCCTCAACTGCACATCCAGATGTTGGATGAGTTTGGTGATGCAGCTTTCTTGGACTTGAAGGAGACCTATCAGACGAGCTTTGATGCCTATCGTAAAATGCGCAAGCAGGTTTTGGAAGTTAAGAAAAACCAGCAAGAACACAAGGCTCGTATTGAGATGTTGGAATTTCAAATGGCAGAGATTGAGGCTGCAAACTTGCAGGCTGGTGAAGACTTGGCTCTCAACCAAGAACGAGATAAGCTTCTCAATCATAAGAACATTGCGGATACGCTAACCAATGCCTATAGTATGTTGGACAATGAGGAATTCTCCAGTCTTGCTAATGTCCGTTCAGCCATGAATGACATGGAAAGTGTCGAAGAATTTGACCCTAAATACCGTGAAATTTCAAGTTCTCTATCAGAGACCTACTATGTTTTAGAAGATATTACAAAGCGTTTGGAAGATATTATTGAAGATCTAGATTTTGATGGCAATCGCCTCATGCAGGTTGAGAATCGCCTAGATCTTCTGAATACTATTTCCCGTAAGTACGGTGGAACTGTGGATGATGTCCTGCTTTATTTTGCTAAGATTACGGATGAGTACAATCTCTTGACGGGTAATAACCTTTCTTCCGAAGACATGGAAACAGAGCTCAAGAAATTGGAAGTTAATCTTGTTGATTTGGCAGGGCAGCTTGCAACAGCTCGTCATGATTTGGCCCAGCAGCTTGAAGCAGAAATTAAACAAGAACTGCAAGACCTCTATATGGAGAAGGCTCAATTTCAAGTTCGCTTTAGTAAGAGCAAGTTCAGCCGTGAGGGGAATGAAACAGTTGAGTTTTACATTTCCACCAACCCTGGTGAAGACTTTAAACCCTTGGTTAAAGTTGCGTCCGGTGGGGAATTATCCCGCCTCATGCTAGCTATTAAATCCGCCTTTTCTCGTAAGGAAGGTAAGACTAGTATTGTCTTTGATGAGGTGGATACAGGTGTTTCAGGTCGTGTGGCCCAAGCCATCGCTCAAAAGATTCATAAGATTGGTCAGCATGGTCAGGTTCTTGCTATTTCTCATCTACCACAAGTAATTGCCATCGCGAATTATCAATTCTTTATTGAGAAGATTAGCGATGAGCACTCAACAGTTTCGACTGTTCGTCTCTTAACTTTAGAAGAGCGAGTAGAGGAAGTCGCTAAAATGTTGGCTGGGGAAAATGTAACCGAAGCTGCCCTTACTCAAGCTAGAGAATTATTGCAAACGAGGATGAAATAAATGACAGACTATTATGTAATTGGAGATGTCCATGGAAAAGCAGGTATGCTGGAAGACCTTCTCAAAACATGGGATGGTCACACCCAGTTGCTTTTTCTAGGGGATTTGATTGATCGAGGTGAAGATAGTCGCCGTGTTCTAGAAATGGTTAAGGACTTGGTGGATAATCAAGGGGCTATCTGTCTATCAGGAAACCACGAGTATATGTTTTTGACTTGGTTGGACCACCCTGAAGAAAGCTATGACCACTATCGTCGAAATGGTGGTGATACAACCATTAACTCAATCCTAGGGCGTCCTTTGGATGCACCAGTTGATGGCGTAGAAGATGCCAAACGGGTTGCGACTGAAGCAGCAGACTTGGTCGAATTTATTCGTCAAATGCCATTTGTAGTAGAGACAGACAAATATATCTTTGTTCACGCAGGTATTGATTTAACTTTGGATGATTGGCATGAAACAACAGATTATAAGAAAGTCTGGCTCAGAAAACCATTCCACGAAGCCGAAAATCATACTGGAAAAACCATTGTCTTTGGGCATACACCGGTTTATGGTTTGCTCAAGCAAGACCGAGGTACTGCTGAGCTTTGGATAACAGAGGATGGCAAGATTGGCATGGATGGAGGAGCTGTTTATGGTGGTGTCCTTCATGGGATCGTCTTTACTGACCAAGGTATGACCGAACACCACTTTATCGAAAATGATGGTTTTATTGCCGAAGATTAGTACTCCTAGCAGGGTATGGTCTTGTCAAAATGTTAAAAACAATTTATAATTAATAGATACCCTGAAAGGAAGAGCAGCATGAACTTAGAAGAATTAAAAAAACGACAGGAGAAGATTCGAAACTTCTCTATTATCGCCCATATTGACCATGGGAAATCAACCCTAGCAGACCGCATTTTAGAAAAGACGGAGACCGTTTCTAGTCGTGAAATGCAAGCCCAGCTTCTGGATAGTATGGATCTTGAGCGTGAACGTGGGATTACCATTAAACTTAATGCTATCGAGCTCAATTACACTGCAAAAGATGGCGAAACCTATATTTTCCACTTGATTGACACACCTGGGCACGTGGACTTTACCTATGAAGTTTCGCGTTCACTAGCAGCCTGTGAAGGGGCGATTTTAGTGGTTGATGCGGCCCAAGGGATTGAGGCGCAAACTCTTGCTAACGTTTATCTAGCCTTGGATAATGATTTGGAAATTCTGCCAGTCATTAACAAGATTGACCTACCAGCAGCTGATCCAGAGCGTGTGCGTACAGAGATTGAGGATGTAATTGGTTTGGATGCTAGCGAAGCGGTCTTAGCTTCAGCCAAAGCTGGTATTGGTATTGAAGAAATTCTTGAGCAGATCGTAGAGAAAGTTCCCGCACCAACTGGTGATGTTTCAGCTCCATTAAAAGCCTTGATTTTCGACTCAGTTTATGATGCCTATCGTGGGGTTATCCTCCAAGTGCGTGTCATGGATGGAGTGGTTAAACCTGGTGATAAGATTCAGCTCATGAGCAATGGCAAGACCTTTGATGTGACGGAAGTTGGTATTTTCACGCCGAAAGCAGTAGGACGCGATTTCCTCGCGACTGGTGACGTTGGTTATATTGCGGCTTCCATCAAGACGGTTCAAGACACTCGCGTCGGCGATACAGTTACCTTGGCAACCAATCCAGCAGCAGAACCACTACATGGCTACAAGCAAATGAATCCTATGGTCTTTGCAGGTCTTTACCCAATCGAGTCAAATAAGTACAATGACCTACGTGAAGCCCTTGAAAAATTGCAGCTCAACGATGCCAGCCTTCAGTTTGAACCAGAAACATCTCAGGCGCTTGGATTCGGTTTCCGTTGTGGATTCCTTGGGCTTCTCCATATGGATGTTATCCAAGAGCGTTTAGAGCGTGAGTTCAATATTGACCTCATCATGACAGCTCCGTCTGTTATTTACAAGGTTAATCAAACTGACGGTGAGTCTATGGATGTGTCAAACCCCTCTGAGTTTCCAGATCCAACCAAGATTGCGACCATTGAAGAACCGTATGTTAAGGCGCAAATCATGGTACCGCAGGAGTTTGTCGGAGCAGTTATGGAACTAGCTCAGCGCAAGCGTGGGGACTTTGTAACCATGGACTATATTGATGATAATCGTGTGAATGTTATCTATCAAATTCCACTTGCTGAAATCGTCTTTGACTTCTTTGATAAGCTCAAGTCTTCGACACGTGGTTATGCAAGCTTTGACTACGAATTGTCAGAGTACCGCCCATCTAAGCTGGTCAAAATGGATATCCTTCTCAATGGAGACAAGGTGGACGCCCTCAGCTTTATCGTTCACAAGGATTTTGCCTACGAACGTGGGAAACTCATCGTGGACAAGCTCAAGAAAATCATTCCTCGTCAACAATTTGAAGTGCCGATTCAAGCAGCTATTGGACACAAGATCGTGGCTCGTACTGATATCAAGGCCCTTCGTAAGAACGTACTTGCTAAGTGTTATGGAGGTGACGTTTCTCGTAAACGCAAACTCCTTGAAAAACAAAAAGCTGGTAAGAAACGCATGAAAGCTATCGGATCAGTAGAAGTCCCACAAGAAGCCTTCCTTAGCGTCTTGAGCATGGATGAAGAATAGAAATAAAAAAAACAAAACTCTTGAAGATTTTTCAAGAGTTTTTGCTTTAAATGTGAGCAATAAAATCGGAAACTAACAGAATAGATTAGGTAAGAATTTGACAGAAGTTCTTATTTTTCTTATAATGCAGATGGAGAGGTGGTAGGATGAAAAAATTATTGATTTTAGGTACTGTAGTTACTGTTAGTGCTTTTTTAGCTTCATGTTCCAATAATTCGCAAACAGCAACCGAAGAAAGTTCGACTGCGGTTGTTAGTTCTTCTAGCAGTCAGGAAACGAGTGGCTCTAGCTCTGCCGTTTCTGAAGCGAAAAAGGAAGAGATGCAAATCATCGGTTCGAATGAATATGGATTTGTCAAGGTACCCAAATCATGGGTTCGATTCCATGAAGTAGAAGGTGGAAATGATATACAGTATTGTGATGGAACAGATATCAACATTGTTACGCTGAATACCTTCAAGGCTGATCAGTTCAATATCAGCGAAGAAGAATATGCTAAACTGGATGTTGTGACTGTCTCATCTAGTATTTTAACTTCCAAAGAACAAAGCTCTGATTTCAGTAAGGTTTGGGGCTCTAAATCGACCATTGGAGGCTATGAAGCCTATGTTGTCAATGCAATTGCTAAGTCAGGGAAATACCTCGTTACCTGGGTTTTCCGATCAAATGATGGTAAAATCCGCTATGTTTCACTTGAAGGGGATGGGGAAACTTTAAAAACAATCTTACCGATGATTGAAAGTAGCTGGTCAACTACTAAAGCTGAATAAATGAAAAAAGAAGATCCTTGGTCTTCTTTTTATTTTTTTTTACGAATAGATAGATGAGTAGAAAAAGAAATGGAGTTGTATATGAAGATCACAAACTATGAGATTTACAAATTGAGAAAAGCAGGGCTGACCAATCAACAGATTCTAACTGTTCTTGAATATGATGAGACTGTAGATCAGGAGCTCTTGCTGGGTGATATTGCAGAAATATCGGGATGCTGTAATCCTGCAGTTTTTATGGAACGCTATTTCCAGATAGATGATGCACAGTTGGAGAAGGAGTTCCAAAAATTTCCTTCCTTTTCTATTCTTGATGACTGTTATCCTTGGGATCTGAGTGAGATTTATGATGCTCCAGCGCTCTTGTTTTATAAAGGAAATCTAGACTTGTTAAAGTTTCCGAAAGTTGCTGTTGTAGGGAGCCGTTCATGTTCTAGTCAGGGAGCAAAGTCGGTTCAGAGAGTCATCCAAGGTTTGGGAAACGAGTTGATCGTGGTCAGTGGCTTGGCTAAAGGAATTGATACAGCCGCCCATATGGCTGCACTCCAGAATGGAGGAAGAACGATTGCAGTGATTGGAACAGGATTGGATGTATTTTATCCCCGAGCCAATAAACGTTTGCAGGAACACATTGGCAATCACCATTTGGTACTTAGCGAGTACGGTACAGGTGAAGAACCCTTGAAATTTCACTTTCCAGCTCGAAATCGTATCATAGCAGGACTGTGTCGTGGGGTTATTGTAGCAGAGGCAAGGATGCGTTCGGGCAGTCTCATCACCTGTGAGCGTGCTATGGAGGAAGGGCGCGATGTCTTTGCCATTCCAGGGAACATTTTAGATGGCCATTCAGATGGCTGTCACCACCTAATCCAAGAGGGAGCAAAACTGGTCACCAGCGGTCAAGATGTGCTGGCTGAGTTTGAATTTTAATACCCTTCTAAAATCTCT
This genomic interval from Streptococcus oralis subsp. tigurinus contains the following:
- the recN gene encoding DNA repair protein RecN encodes the protein MLLEISIKNFAIIEAISLNFEKGMTVLTGETGAGKSIIIDAMNLMLGARATTDVIRHGAPKAEIEGLFSVENSRLLQELFEEQGLEMGDEIIIRREILQNGRSVSRVNGQMVNLSVLRAIGQHLVDIHGQHDQEELMRPQLHIQMLDEFGDAAFLDLKETYQTSFDAYRKMRKQVLEVKKNQQEHKARIEMLEFQMAEIEAANLQAGEDLALNQERDKLLNHKNIADTLTNAYSMLDNEEFSSLANVRSAMNDMESVEEFDPKYREISSSLSETYYVLEDITKRLEDIIEDLDFDGNRLMQVENRLDLLNTISRKYGGTVDDVLLYFAKITDEYNLLTGNNLSSEDMETELKKLEVNLVDLAGQLATARHDLAQQLEAEIKQELQDLYMEKAQFQVRFSKSKFSREGNETVEFYISTNPGEDFKPLVKVASGGELSRLMLAIKSAFSRKEGKTSIVFDEVDTGVSGRVAQAIAQKIHKIGQHGQVLAISHLPQVIAIANYQFFIEKISDEHSTVSTVRLLTLEERVEEVAKMLAGENVTEAALTQARELLQTRMK
- a CDS encoding metallophosphoesterase family protein — protein: MTDYYVIGDVHGKAGMLEDLLKTWDGHTQLLFLGDLIDRGEDSRRVLEMVKDLVDNQGAICLSGNHEYMFLTWLDHPEESYDHYRRNGGDTTINSILGRPLDAPVDGVEDAKRVATEAADLVEFIRQMPFVVETDKYIFVHAGIDLTLDDWHETTDYKKVWLRKPFHEAENHTGKTIVFGHTPVYGLLKQDRGTAELWITEDGKIGMDGGAVYGGVLHGIVFTDQGMTEHHFIENDGFIAED
- a CDS encoding arginine repressor, whose amino-acid sequence is MNKKERLEKIRRFVTDYQIGTQEEIVEHLKEAGISATQATVSRDIKELGIVKIPLKNNTYIYELPKSIVKSLQLAEDNIVSSELMGNMINLAVIPGNTIFVKSQLVEAFSEQIFSCLADDDSILIVARTAEAAEEIVEQVKKW
- the dprA gene encoding DNA-processing protein DprA encodes the protein MKITNYEIYKLRKAGLTNQQILTVLEYDETVDQELLLGDIAEISGCCNPAVFMERYFQIDDAQLEKEFQKFPSFSILDDCYPWDLSEIYDAPALLFYKGNLDLLKFPKVAVVGSRSCSSQGAKSVQRVIQGLGNELIVVSGLAKGIDTAAHMAALQNGGRTIAVIGTGLDVFYPRANKRLQEHIGNHHLVLSEYGTGEEPLKFHFPARNRIIAGLCRGVIVAEARMRSGSLITCERAMEEGRDVFAIPGNILDGHSDGCHHLIQEGAKLVTSGQDVLAEFEF
- a CDS encoding polyprenyl synthetase family protein codes for the protein MKKQEKLALVESALENFYGDQQFASSLRESVLYSIHAGGKRIRPFLLLEVLEALQVVIQPAHAQVAAALEMIHTGSLIHDDLPAMDDDDYRRGRLTNHKKFGEAMAILAGDALFLDPYALIARADLPSQIKVDLIAKLSLASGSLGMVAGQVLDMEGERQHLSLAELQTIHANKTGKLLAYPFQAAAIIAELEPEIQVKLKTVGELIGLAFQVRDDVLDVTASFEEIGKTPQKDLQAEKSTYPALLGLQDAIAFCNETLDQANEKLEEIAQQVPFETESIVKVVESLRING
- the lepA gene encoding translation elongation factor 4, which translates into the protein MNLEELKKRQEKIRNFSIIAHIDHGKSTLADRILEKTETVSSREMQAQLLDSMDLERERGITIKLNAIELNYTAKDGETYIFHLIDTPGHVDFTYEVSRSLAACEGAILVVDAAQGIEAQTLANVYLALDNDLEILPVINKIDLPAADPERVRTEIEDVIGLDASEAVLASAKAGIGIEEILEQIVEKVPAPTGDVSAPLKALIFDSVYDAYRGVILQVRVMDGVVKPGDKIQLMSNGKTFDVTEVGIFTPKAVGRDFLATGDVGYIAASIKTVQDTRVGDTVTLATNPAAEPLHGYKQMNPMVFAGLYPIESNKYNDLREALEKLQLNDASLQFEPETSQALGFGFRCGFLGLLHMDVIQERLEREFNIDLIMTAPSVIYKVNQTDGESMDVSNPSEFPDPTKIATIEEPYVKAQIMVPQEFVGAVMELAQRKRGDFVTMDYIDDNRVNVIYQIPLAEIVFDFFDKLKSSTRGYASFDYELSEYRPSKLVKMDILLNGDKVDALSFIVHKDFAYERGKLIVDKLKKIIPRQQFEVPIQAAIGHKIVARTDIKALRKNVLAKCYGGDVSRKRKLLEKQKAGKKRMKAIGSVEVPQEAFLSVLSMDEE
- a CDS encoding TlyA family RNA methyltransferase; the encoded protein is MAKERVDVLAYKQGLFETREQAKRGVMAGLVVAVLNGERFDKPGEKIPDDTELKLKGEKLKYVSRGGLKLEKALQVFELSVEGATTIDIGASTGGFTDVMLQNSAELVFAVDVGTNQLAWKLRQDPRVVSMEQFNFRYAEKTDFEQEPSFASIDVSFISLSLILPALHRVLADQGQVVALVKPQFEAGREQIGKNGIIRDAKVHQTVLEYVTAMAVKQGFSVLGLDFSPIQGGHGNIEFLAYLKKEEGASNQVAPEIEKVVERAHREFKDE
- a CDS encoding exodeoxyribonuclease VII small subunit, with amino-acid sequence MSKQKKFEDNLAELESIVQSLENGEIALEDAIAAFQKGMVLSKELQATLDKAEKTLVKVMQEDGTESDFE